A stretch of Arthrobacter sunyaminii DNA encodes these proteins:
- the uvrB gene encoding excinuclease ABC subunit UvrB: MSLAQDIKRVVAPFEVISDYSPAGDQPTAIKELAERIKAGEKDVVLLGATGTGKSATAAWLVEQVQRPTLIMVQNKTLAAQLANEFRELLPNNAVEYFVSYYDYYQPEAYVPQTDTFIEKDSSINEEVERLRHSATNALLTRRDVIVVATVSCIYGLGTPEEYIEAMVTLRKGQQMNRDDLLRRFVNMQYARNDMDFHRGTFRVRGDTVEIIPMYEENALRIEFFGDEIENIYTLHPLTGNVIREETEMYVFPASHYVAGEDRMHRAIRQIEDELQVRLAELESQNKLVEAQRLRMRTTYDLEMMQQMGFCNGIENYSRHIDGRGPGTAPHCLLDYFPDDFLLVVDESHVTIPQIGAMYEGDMSRKRTLVDHGFRLPSAMDNRPLKWDEFLERIGQTVYMSATPGKYELSKSDGFVEQIIRPTGLVDPQVIVKPSKGQIDDLLGEIRTRTERNERVLVTTLTKRMAEDLTGYLMEHGVKVEYLHSDVDTLRRVELLRELRMGTFDVLVGINLLREGLDLPEVSLVSILDADKEGFLRSSTSLIQTIGRAARNVSGEVHMYADRITDSMAKAIDETNRRRAIQVKYNEDHGVDPQPLRKKIADITDSLAREDADTRALLAEAADKKNRKTTGKGKGGIRKDGLAAAPAEDLAGLIASMTEQMHAAAAELQFELAARLRDEVGDLKKELRQMQNAGHA, translated from the coding sequence ATGAGTCTTGCGCAGGACATCAAGAGAGTCGTTGCCCCCTTTGAAGTAATCAGCGATTACTCGCCCGCGGGCGACCAGCCCACCGCCATCAAGGAACTCGCCGAGCGGATCAAGGCCGGCGAAAAGGATGTGGTCCTCCTCGGTGCCACCGGTACCGGTAAGAGCGCGACGGCGGCCTGGCTGGTGGAGCAGGTCCAGCGGCCCACGCTCATCATGGTCCAGAACAAGACCCTCGCCGCGCAGCTGGCCAACGAGTTTCGTGAACTGCTGCCCAACAACGCGGTGGAGTACTTCGTCTCCTACTACGACTACTACCAGCCCGAAGCCTACGTTCCGCAGACGGACACTTTCATTGAGAAGGACTCCTCCATCAACGAGGAAGTGGAACGGCTGCGGCACTCCGCCACCAACGCGCTGCTGACCCGCCGCGACGTCATTGTGGTGGCCACCGTGTCCTGCATCTACGGCCTGGGAACCCCTGAAGAGTACATCGAAGCCATGGTCACGCTGCGCAAGGGCCAGCAGATGAACCGCGATGACCTGCTGCGCCGGTTCGTCAATATGCAGTACGCCCGCAACGACATGGACTTCCACCGCGGCACTTTCCGGGTCCGCGGCGACACCGTCGAGATCATTCCGATGTACGAGGAAAACGCACTGCGGATCGAGTTCTTCGGCGACGAGATTGAGAACATCTACACCCTCCACCCGCTCACGGGAAACGTCATTCGTGAGGAAACGGAAATGTACGTCTTCCCGGCGTCGCACTACGTGGCCGGCGAGGACCGGATGCACCGGGCCATCCGCCAGATTGAGGACGAGCTGCAGGTGCGGCTGGCCGAACTGGAGTCGCAGAACAAGCTGGTGGAAGCCCAGCGGCTGCGGATGCGGACCACCTACGATCTGGAAATGATGCAGCAGATGGGCTTCTGCAACGGCATCGAGAACTACTCCCGGCACATTGACGGCCGCGGTCCCGGCACCGCCCCGCACTGCCTGCTGGATTACTTCCCCGATGACTTCCTGCTGGTCGTGGATGAGTCCCACGTGACCATTCCGCAGATCGGCGCCATGTATGAAGGGGACATGTCCCGCAAGCGGACCCTGGTGGACCACGGCTTCCGGCTGCCGTCGGCCATGGACAACCGGCCGCTGAAATGGGATGAGTTCCTGGAACGCATCGGCCAGACCGTCTACATGTCCGCCACGCCCGGCAAATACGAACTGTCCAAGTCGGACGGCTTTGTTGAGCAGATTATCCGTCCCACCGGTCTGGTGGATCCGCAGGTGATCGTGAAGCCCAGCAAGGGCCAGATTGATGATCTGCTCGGGGAAATCCGCACCCGGACTGAGCGCAACGAGCGCGTGCTGGTCACCACGCTGACCAAGCGGATGGCCGAGGACCTGACGGGCTACCTGATGGAGCACGGGGTCAAGGTGGAATACCTGCACTCCGACGTCGATACCCTGCGCCGCGTGGAGCTGTTGCGTGAACTGCGGATGGGGACCTTCGACGTACTTGTGGGCATTAACCTGCTGCGTGAAGGTTTGGACCTTCCCGAAGTGTCGCTGGTGTCCATCCTCGACGCCGACAAGGAAGGCTTCCTGCGTTCCTCCACCTCGCTGATCCAGACCATTGGCCGTGCCGCCCGCAACGTCTCCGGTGAGGTTCACATGTACGCCGACCGGATCACCGATTCCATGGCGAAGGCCATCGATGAAACGAACCGCCGCCGTGCCATCCAGGTGAAGTACAACGAGGACCACGGGGTGGACCCCCAGCCGCTGCGCAAGAAGATCGCGGACATTACGGACTCGCTGGCCCGCGAGGACGCTGACACCAGGGCACTGCTGGCTGAGGCGGCCGACAAGAAGAACCGCAAGACCACCGGTAAGGGCAAGGGCGGCATCCGGAAGGACGGTTTGGCAGCTGCTCCCGCGGAGGATCTGGCCGGACTGATCGCATCCATGACCGAGCAGATGCACGCCGCCGCAGCGGAACTGCAGTTTGAACTGGCGGCACGGCTTCGCGATGAAGTGGGCGATCTCAAGAAGGAGCTGCGCCAGATGCAGAACGCCGGGCACGCCTAA
- the coaE gene encoding dephospho-CoA kinase yields MLRVGLTGGIAAGKSLAARTLRDLGALVIDADALAREVVEPGTEGLAAVVEAFGPGILDGEGRLDRPALAAVVFRDEARRETLNGIVHPRVRARAAELEREAEPETIVVHDMPLLVETGQHRSFDFVLVIDAPEEERIRRMAADRGMSEEAARARIAAQASAQERAAVADVVLVNEGTAHELVEAVRQLWETRLLPLNDELLRAAR; encoded by the coding sequence ATGCTGAGAGTAGGACTGACCGGCGGGATCGCCGCTGGAAAATCATTGGCCGCACGTACGCTGCGCGACCTTGGTGCCCTGGTCATCGACGCCGATGCCCTGGCACGCGAAGTGGTGGAGCCGGGCACCGAGGGGCTCGCCGCCGTCGTCGAGGCCTTTGGGCCGGGCATCCTGGACGGCGAAGGCCGTCTGGACCGGCCCGCGCTGGCGGCGGTGGTCTTTCGTGATGAGGCCAGGCGGGAAACCCTCAACGGCATTGTCCATCCCCGGGTGCGTGCACGGGCTGCTGAGCTGGAACGCGAAGCCGAGCCGGAGACCATCGTGGTTCATGACATGCCGCTGCTGGTGGAAACCGGACAGCACCGAAGCTTCGACTTTGTGCTGGTGATCGATGCGCCGGAGGAGGAACGGATCCGGCGGATGGCGGCGGACCGAGGCATGAGTGAGGAAGCGGCGCGGGCGCGGATCGCTGCGCAGGCTTCAGCTCAAGAGCGTGCCGCGGTGGCCGACGTCGTGCTCGTCAATGAGGGAACTGCCCATGAGCTCGTTGAAGCGGTGCGGCAGCTGTGGGAGACCCGGCTGCTGCCGCTGAACGACGAGCTGCTTCGGGCCGCGCGCTGA
- a CDS encoding IMPACT family protein → MSDIDAAAGRYTTIAGEHRSELEIKRSRFITVLRRTETEEQARALVAELRREFHDARHHCSAFVLGPGREVQRSNDDGEPSGTAGLPMLEALTKRETFGGATDLSDITAVTVRYFGGILLGAGGLIRAYSESVSSALATAPLLRRRRMQLYAVPAGHAEAGRLENDLRNAGISVTGTEYGASGATITVALPDTPGSIDLFSERLATFTAGSSTPEHLRTEWIDL, encoded by the coding sequence GTGAGTGACATCGACGCGGCGGCGGGGCGCTACACCACCATCGCCGGGGAACACCGCTCCGAACTCGAGATCAAGCGCTCACGTTTCATCACGGTGCTGCGCCGCACCGAAACCGAAGAACAGGCCCGCGCGCTGGTCGCCGAGCTGCGCCGTGAGTTCCATGACGCCCGCCACCACTGCAGTGCCTTTGTGCTCGGGCCGGGACGTGAAGTTCAGCGTTCCAATGACGACGGCGAGCCCTCCGGCACCGCAGGCCTTCCCATGCTGGAAGCCCTGACGAAGCGGGAAACGTTTGGCGGCGCCACGGACCTCAGTGACATCACAGCGGTGACCGTCCGCTATTTCGGCGGAATCCTGCTGGGCGCCGGCGGCCTGATACGCGCCTATTCCGAGTCCGTTTCCTCCGCCCTGGCCACCGCTCCCCTGCTCCGCCGCCGCCGGATGCAGCTCTACGCGGTGCCGGCGGGACATGCCGAGGCCGGGCGGCTGGAGAATGACCTGCGCAACGCCGGGATCAGCGTCACCGGCACGGAGTACGGCGCCTCGGGGGCCACCATTACCGTGGCATTGCCGGACACCCCGGGCAGCATCGACCTCTTTTCCGAGCGCCTCGCAACCTTCACCGCCGGCAGCAGCACCCCCGAACACCTGAGAACAGAATGGATCGACCTGTGA
- a CDS encoding class I SAM-dependent methyltransferase, with translation MTHDPARLLPEEPDFSFESLSRRPDVEAENLQAHDSADRLLLDTAAERLRENGSAVVVIGDAYGALTLGAAALHGVRGLRVHQDPYSGELALRRNADAAGLAETYRSLPLGADLLTGARTVLLRLPRSLDALEEIAALIAAYAAPDVVVYAGGRLKHMTTAMNDVLGRWFGSVTAGLARQKSRVLTVSGPLPAAVQPANRFPLAQRHDVGLPAPLELRAHGAAFAGAALDIGTRFLLPHLAGARQAQTAVDLGCGTGAIAAYLALTRPSLRVIATDQSAAAVASATATMTANGVADRVSVRRDDALAGHPDRSAELIVLNPPFHIGASVHAGIALKLFADAGRVLAPGGELWAVWNSHLTYKSALTRLVGPTREVARNPKFTVTVSTRR, from the coding sequence GTGACGCACGACCCCGCCCGACTGCTCCCCGAGGAACCGGACTTTTCCTTCGAGTCGCTGAGCCGCCGGCCCGATGTCGAGGCGGAGAACCTGCAGGCCCACGACTCCGCCGACCGCCTGCTCCTGGACACAGCGGCGGAGCGGCTGCGCGAAAACGGAAGCGCCGTCGTCGTTATTGGGGACGCGTACGGTGCACTGACCCTTGGGGCGGCTGCCCTTCACGGCGTGCGCGGCCTGCGGGTTCATCAGGATCCGTACTCCGGCGAACTGGCGCTGCGGCGCAACGCCGACGCCGCCGGGCTGGCCGAGACCTACCGGTCCCTGCCGCTGGGCGCGGACCTGCTGACAGGGGCGCGGACGGTGCTGCTGCGCCTGCCGCGTTCGCTGGACGCCCTGGAGGAGATTGCCGCATTGATCGCCGCGTACGCCGCCCCGGACGTGGTGGTGTACGCCGGCGGCAGGCTCAAGCACATGACCACGGCCATGAACGACGTGCTGGGACGCTGGTTCGGCTCGGTGACGGCGGGCCTGGCGCGGCAGAAGTCCCGGGTACTGACGGTGTCCGGTCCGCTGCCTGCCGCGGTGCAGCCGGCCAACCGTTTTCCGCTGGCCCAGCGGCACGACGTCGGGCTGCCGGCCCCGCTGGAGCTGAGGGCCCACGGTGCGGCCTTCGCCGGAGCAGCGCTGGACATTGGCACCCGGTTCCTGCTGCCGCACCTGGCCGGAGCCCGGCAGGCGCAGACGGCGGTGGATCTGGGCTGCGGCACCGGTGCCATCGCCGCGTACCTGGCACTGACCCGTCCGTCTCTGCGGGTGATCGCGACGGATCAGTCGGCGGCCGCCGTCGCCTCCGCAACAGCAACCATGACCGCGAACGGCGTCGCGGACCGCGTGTCGGTCCGCCGCGACGATGCCCTTGCCGGGCATCCGGACCGCTCAGCGGAGCTGATCGTGCTGAACCCGCCGTTCCACATTGGCGCCAGCGTGCATGCCGGGATCGCTTTGAAGCTCTTTGCCGACGCCGGTCGGGTGCTCGCGCCGGGCGGGGAACTGTGGGCCGTGTGGAACAGCCATCTGACCTACAAGTCCGCCCTGACCCGACTGGTCGGCCCCACCCGCGAGGTGGCGCGCAACCCCAAGTTCACTGTCACCGTCAGTACCAGGCGGTAG
- a CDS encoding ABC transporter substrate-binding protein, with protein MKNFRFPAAAIAGAAAVALLASGCGGGGDQEAASAENPIELSVTTFGTFGYDDLYAEYEDANPGIKINPNNIDRGENARTDAFTKLSAGSGLSDVVAIEEGWLGSIMEVSDQFVDLNEYGAEDIKDNWVDWKFKQGTDSEGRVIGYGTDIGPQGLCYNGKLFEAAGLPSDREAVAELFGGDDATWDKYFEIGQQYHDKTGLAWYDQSGFVWNSMVNQMEEGYYTADGELNIEDNAAMKEQFMQLAAGTEAGLSANEKKWDWGKGKAFADGSFATFVCPGWMLGTIQTQMESAGAGAEAGWDFADVFPGGASNWGGAFLSVPETSEHKEEAAKLAAWLTAPEQQVKQSAAANNFPSTVEAQKQLAEEAAPNELFNNAPTGAILASRAEGVTAQFKGPEDSVIQDKVFSAALGQLDAGTTDGEGSWNEAMKLLNELVVNN; from the coding sequence GTGAAGAATTTCCGATTTCCCGCAGCGGCAATTGCAGGGGCCGCTGCTGTGGCGCTGCTCGCGTCAGGCTGCGGCGGCGGCGGCGACCAGGAAGCGGCAAGCGCCGAGAATCCAATCGAGCTGAGCGTTACGACGTTCGGCACCTTCGGCTACGACGACCTGTACGCCGAATACGAAGACGCCAACCCCGGCATCAAAATCAACCCCAACAACATCGACCGCGGCGAGAACGCGCGGACCGATGCCTTCACAAAGTTGTCTGCCGGGTCCGGTCTAAGCGACGTGGTTGCCATTGAAGAAGGCTGGCTCGGTTCCATCATGGAAGTGTCCGACCAGTTCGTGGACCTCAATGAATACGGAGCCGAAGACATCAAGGACAACTGGGTCGACTGGAAGTTCAAGCAGGGCACCGATTCCGAGGGCCGCGTCATTGGCTACGGCACCGACATTGGCCCCCAGGGCCTCTGCTACAACGGCAAGCTCTTCGAGGCCGCCGGGCTCCCCAGCGACCGTGAGGCGGTGGCTGAACTGTTCGGCGGAGACGACGCCACCTGGGACAAGTACTTCGAAATTGGCCAGCAGTATCACGACAAGACCGGCCTGGCCTGGTACGACCAGTCGGGCTTCGTGTGGAACTCCATGGTGAACCAGATGGAGGAGGGCTACTACACTGCCGACGGTGAGCTGAACATCGAAGACAACGCCGCCATGAAGGAACAGTTCATGCAGCTCGCCGCAGGGACGGAGGCCGGACTGTCCGCCAACGAGAAGAAGTGGGACTGGGGCAAGGGCAAGGCTTTCGCTGACGGATCCTTCGCAACCTTCGTCTGCCCGGGCTGGATGCTGGGCACCATTCAAACCCAGATGGAATCCGCAGGAGCAGGCGCGGAGGCCGGATGGGACTTCGCTGATGTCTTCCCCGGCGGAGCCTCAAACTGGGGTGGCGCCTTCCTCTCCGTTCCGGAGACTTCCGAGCACAAGGAGGAAGCCGCGAAGCTGGCTGCCTGGCTGACGGCCCCGGAGCAGCAGGTGAAGCAGTCTGCGGCAGCAAACAACTTCCCCAGCACCGTGGAGGCCCAAAAGCAGCTTGCCGAAGAGGCAGCGCCCAATGAGCTGTTCAACAACGCACCCACCGGCGCAATCCTCGCATCGCGCGCGGAGGGTGTTACAGCGCAGTTCAAGGGTCCGGAGGACTCAGTTATCCAGGACAAAGTCTTCAGCGCCGCACTGGGCCAGCTTGATGCAGGCACCACTGACGGGGAAGGCTCCTGGAACGAGGCCATGAAGCTCCTGAACGAGCTCGTAGTCAACAACTAG
- a CDS encoding carbohydrate ABC transporter permease — MTVTLKRPAPAAPPTRAVSPFRHRLSAWDLKFSPYLYISPFFLLFALVGLFPLVYTFWVSLHDWHLLKGQGEFVGLANFTNVLQDRFFWNSLGNTMSIFLLSAIPQLIGALFIAAVLDQNLRAKTFWRMSILLPYVVTPVAVAVIFTNMFGEDPGLINNLLGNFGIDPIMWRTDTLPSHIAIATMVNWRWTGYNALILLAAMQAVPRDIYESAAIDGAGAFRRFFSITLPSIRPTMIFVIITSTIGGLQIFAEPRLFDPTDPGGPQRIFQTTVLYLWEMGFQRNNFGKASAIAWLLFLIIVIIGLINFSISKKIASADAKKPRNRAQCRAEGKRK; from the coding sequence ATGACCGTAACTCTCAAACGCCCCGCGCCCGCGGCGCCGCCGACCAGGGCCGTGTCCCCGTTCAGGCACCGCCTCAGCGCCTGGGACCTGAAATTCTCCCCCTACCTGTACATCTCACCCTTCTTCCTGCTCTTTGCGCTGGTGGGCCTCTTCCCGCTGGTTTACACGTTCTGGGTGTCGCTGCATGACTGGCACCTGCTCAAGGGCCAGGGCGAGTTCGTTGGGCTGGCAAACTTCACCAACGTCCTCCAGGACAGGTTCTTCTGGAATTCGCTGGGGAACACGATGAGCATCTTCCTGCTTTCCGCTATTCCGCAGCTCATCGGTGCCCTGTTCATTGCGGCGGTGCTTGACCAGAACCTGCGGGCCAAGACGTTCTGGCGCATGAGCATCCTCCTCCCCTACGTTGTTACCCCCGTGGCCGTCGCGGTGATTTTCACCAACATGTTCGGCGAGGACCCGGGCCTGATCAACAATCTGCTGGGCAACTTCGGCATTGACCCGATTATGTGGCGAACCGATACCCTCCCGAGCCACATCGCGATCGCCACCATGGTCAACTGGCGGTGGACCGGCTACAACGCGCTGATTCTCCTGGCAGCCATGCAGGCTGTTCCCCGCGATATCTATGAGTCGGCCGCGATTGACGGAGCCGGTGCCTTCAGGCGCTTCTTCAGCATTACGCTGCCGAGCATCCGGCCCACCATGATTTTTGTCATCATTACGTCCACCATTGGCGGCCTGCAGATCTTCGCGGAACCGCGGCTCTTTGATCCGACCGATCCGGGCGGTCCGCAGCGCATCTTCCAAACCACCGTGCTCTACCTCTGGGAGATGGGCTTCCAGCGGAACAACTTCGGCAAAGCATCCGCGATTGCCTGGCTGCTCTTTCTGATCATCGTGATCATCGGACTCATCAACTTTTCCATCTCAAAGAAGATTGCGTCCGCTGATGCCAAGAAGCCCCGCAACCGGGCCCAGTGCCGCGCCGAAGGGAAACGCAAATGA
- a CDS encoding carbohydrate ABC transporter permease, whose protein sequence is MSLLEKGTARTGTPVSSRRARRPLRQRIFGNGLKPGYLTYGLLLAFFLGSAYPLWWSVVVGSRTNEALGLDWPPLLPGGNFWNNVSEVFDTIPFWTALWNSILISTIITVSVVTFSTLAGYAFAKLRFRGNTVLMVAVVATMAIPTQLGIIPLFMVMRTLGWTGEIGAVIIPSLVTAFGVFFMRQYLVDVIPDELIESARMDGANMIRTFWHVALPAAKPAMAILSLFTFMMAWTDFLWPLLVLNAGNPTLQTALSQLSSARYVDYSVVLTGAVLATIPLLVLFVAAGKQLISGIMQGAVKG, encoded by the coding sequence ATGAGCCTCCTCGAAAAGGGCACCGCCCGGACAGGCACCCCGGTTTCCAGCCGGCGTGCCCGGCGTCCGCTCCGCCAGCGCATTTTCGGCAACGGACTGAAGCCCGGCTATCTGACCTACGGACTGCTTCTGGCGTTCTTCCTGGGTTCCGCCTATCCGCTGTGGTGGTCTGTCGTCGTCGGCAGCCGAACCAATGAAGCCCTCGGACTGGACTGGCCCCCGCTGCTGCCGGGCGGTAACTTCTGGAACAACGTCTCAGAGGTCTTTGACACCATCCCGTTTTGGACGGCGCTCTGGAACAGCATCCTGATCTCCACGATCATCACCGTCTCGGTGGTGACGTTCTCCACGCTGGCCGGCTATGCCTTCGCCAAGCTGCGGTTCCGCGGAAACACCGTCCTCATGGTGGCGGTGGTGGCCACCATGGCCATCCCCACCCAGTTGGGCATTATTCCGCTGTTCATGGTGATGCGCACCCTCGGCTGGACCGGTGAAATCGGTGCGGTGATTATCCCCAGCCTCGTCACTGCCTTCGGCGTGTTCTTCATGCGCCAGTACCTGGTGGACGTGATCCCTGACGAACTGATCGAATCGGCACGCATGGACGGCGCCAACATGATCAGGACCTTCTGGCATGTCGCACTGCCGGCAGCCAAGCCGGCCATGGCCATCCTGAGCCTGTTCACGTTCATGATGGCCTGGACCGACTTCCTCTGGCCGCTGCTGGTTCTCAACGCCGGCAATCCGACGCTCCAGACCGCCCTAAGCCAGCTGTCGTCAGCCCGCTACGTGGACTACTCGGTGGTGCTGACCGGCGCGGTCCTGGCGACCATACCCCTGCTGGTCCTTTTTGTGGCCGCGGGCAAACAACTTATTTCCGGAATCATGCAAGGAGCAGTGAAGGGCTAA
- a CDS encoding GH1 family beta-glucosidase, whose product MTNTTPSGNNWPDGFIWGSATAAAQIEGAAWTDGKEDSVWDAFARTPGNTLNGDTPETAVDHYHRMPADVALMKDLGLDSYRFSTSWARVRPGGRSTNARGLDFYSRLVDELLEAGILPWLTLYHWDLPQELEEAGGWANRDTAHRFLEYADDVYSALGDRVQHWTTFNEPFCSSLLGYGSGVHAPGRQEPRAAVAAVHHQHLAHGLAVTHLRDRGAQQLGITLNLSNAIPRDASDPVDLEAARLFDSLQNRIFLDPILRGAYPEDSLRDLEPFGLHDVIFPGDMEVIGAPIDFLGVNHYHDDLISGHPDTTGGDGHSGGSGRQPASPWIGAEHITFPSRGLPRTAMDWEVNPDGLRKLLVRLGKEYPTLPPLYVTENGAAYDDAVLADGSVPDEERTQYILDHIAAVGRAVEAGADVRGYFVWSLLDNFEWSWGYSKRFGIVRVDYDTQARTVKDSGRAYSRHIAAARSGSRATRSVAPVV is encoded by the coding sequence ATGACCAACACAACACCCTCGGGGAACAACTGGCCGGACGGCTTCATCTGGGGATCAGCCACAGCTGCAGCCCAGATTGAAGGCGCTGCCTGGACGGACGGCAAGGAAGACTCAGTTTGGGACGCCTTTGCCCGCACGCCGGGAAACACCTTGAACGGAGACACCCCCGAGACGGCCGTTGACCACTACCACCGCATGCCAGCAGACGTTGCCCTGATGAAGGATCTTGGACTGGACTCCTACCGGTTCTCCACCAGCTGGGCCCGGGTACGCCCCGGCGGCCGAAGCACCAATGCCCGGGGTCTGGACTTCTATTCCCGCCTGGTGGATGAGCTCCTGGAGGCCGGCATCCTCCCCTGGCTCACCCTCTACCACTGGGACCTGCCGCAGGAACTGGAGGAGGCAGGCGGCTGGGCCAACCGCGACACGGCCCACCGCTTCCTGGAGTACGCGGATGATGTCTATTCGGCCCTGGGCGACCGGGTGCAGCACTGGACCACCTTCAATGAGCCGTTCTGCTCTTCGCTGCTGGGTTACGGCTCCGGCGTGCATGCACCCGGGAGGCAGGAGCCCCGGGCAGCCGTCGCTGCGGTGCATCACCAGCATCTTGCCCACGGACTCGCCGTCACGCATCTGCGTGACCGGGGTGCGCAGCAGCTGGGCATCACCCTCAACCTGAGCAATGCCATCCCCAGGGACGCCTCCGATCCCGTGGACCTCGAAGCCGCCCGGCTCTTCGACTCCCTGCAAAACCGCATTTTCCTGGACCCGATCCTGCGCGGCGCCTACCCGGAGGACTCCCTGCGGGACCTTGAACCGTTTGGGCTGCATGACGTGATTTTTCCGGGTGACATGGAGGTCATCGGCGCTCCCATCGATTTCCTGGGCGTCAACCACTACCACGATGACCTGATCAGCGGCCATCCGGACACCACGGGAGGCGACGGCCATTCAGGCGGCTCCGGCCGCCAGCCGGCATCACCGTGGATCGGTGCCGAACACATCACCTTCCCGAGCCGCGGGCTGCCCCGCACCGCGATGGACTGGGAGGTCAACCCCGACGGGCTCCGCAAGCTGCTGGTCCGCCTGGGCAAGGAATACCCAACGCTGCCGCCGCTGTACGTCACCGAAAACGGCGCGGCTTACGACGACGCCGTTCTTGCGGACGGAAGTGTGCCCGATGAAGAACGCACGCAGTACATCCTGGACCACATTGCCGCCGTCGGCCGGGCCGTTGAGGCAGGGGCGGATGTCCGGGGCTACTTTGTCTGGTCCCTGCTGGACAACTTCGAATGGTCCTGGGGCTACAGCAAGCGTTTTGGGATTGTGCGGGTGGACTATGACACCCAGGCCCGCACCGTCAAGGACAGCGGCCGCGCCTACAGCCGGCACATTGCAGCCGCGCGCTCCGGGTCCCGCGCCACGCGGTCCGTGGCGCC